The following are encoded together in the Cheilinus undulatus linkage group 3, ASM1832078v1, whole genome shotgun sequence genome:
- the c3h1orf159 gene encoding uncharacterized protein C1orf159 homolog encodes MALSFLLVLAATVILIRPETPVTKALHQNSLECCGEKQKGNNSCSNDTHCEPGCFLRVLENSNTVCIFCDSAAVDLENITVCNYNYTLERKNHTTVTTVIPKIGGPGVAASLLLGTLLISLFLILSVASFFYLKRSNRLPSIFYRRNKAFIFQPSETAVMIPSSSVRKPRYVRRERPSATSTLSSGTAPTTSATQVYNV; translated from the exons ATGGCTCTGTCATTCCTGTTGGTCCTGGCTGCAACCGTGATCCTCATCAGACCTGAGACACCTGTGACTAAG GCCTTACATCAGAACTCACTCGAGTGCTGCGGCGAGAAACAGAAAGGGAACAACTCATGTTCAAATGACACTCACTGTGAACCAG GATGCTTCTTGCGAGTCCTTGAGAACAGCAACACTGTTTGCATATTCTGTGACTCTGCAGCTGTAGATTTGGAAAACATCACAGTCTGCAACTACA actACACACTGGAGAGGAAGAACCACACAACTGTAACCACTGTCATTCCTAAAATCG GAGGGCCGGGTGTGGCAGCCTCTCTTCTTCTGGGAACACTGTTGATCAGCCTGTTCCTGATCCTCTCTGTTGCCTCCTTCTTCTACCTCAAACGCTCCAACCGACTCCCAAGCATCTTTTACCGCCGCAACAAAG CCTTCATATTTCAACCAAGTGAAACA GCTGTCATGATCCCATCCTCCTCAG TGAGGAAGCCAAGATATGTGAGGAGGGAGCGGCCCTCTGCAACATCCACGCTGAGCAGTGGCACTGCACCCACCACATCTGCCACCCAAGTTTATAATGTGTAG